GGCAACACTATTGACCCCCTTGAGTATATAAAGCAACTCCAATTTAAGATCGGGGTATACGGCCAATCCTTTTCGAAAATAGCTCCTCAAACTACCCTTCCCTTTGATGGTTCCAGAGGGTTCTCCAATTAATTTAGAAACAAAAGGCGACGTAAACATTACATCATCTTCGTAATGACTCAATAGGGTTTCCAAATCATGGTTATTCCATGACTCAATCCATTCCCGAGCAAATTGCTCAATTCTTGGATCTTCCATCTATATTTTCCCTTTTCATTAGAACAAAAATTCACCCCGAAACATGGTCACCGTTTTTCCCCCCAGAAACACCCGGTCTCCATTTACCCGAACCTGTACCACGTCTCCCCGCCGTGAGGCCTGATAGACCATGAATTCATTTTTACCCAGTTTTCTTCTCCAACAAGGGCCTAATCAACAATGGGATGAACCCGTCACCGGACCTCCTAGGATTCCTGCTTTTGGGGCAAAAAATCGGGAAGCAAAATCAAATTTCCTGGATTGGGATCGGGAGGTGACAATAATTCCCCTTCCTTCAATTTTTGCCAATAAATAAAAATCAGGTTTTAAAGTCCTGAGCAAGTTTTCCGTTTCTACTTCAATCAAATAATCAAAACGGTTTTTCCCAAGATAGATGGGGGAAATCCCAAACGCCTGGATTAAACCCGGGTCTTGGGTGACCGGTTTTTCTGTTTCGGCGGGGAAATCCATCTCAATCCATTGGCCCTTTTTCTCGGCTGTCAGTAAACCACTTCGGGTTAAAAACCGCGCTTTGTCCCATTGCGGTAAAAACCCCTTTCCCCTAGGACATGGGCACTGGCCAAGGTAGCATGGCCACACAGATCGACCTCCATATACGGGGCAAACCAGCGTAATTGAAACCCCTCTTTCTCTTGATATAAAAAGGCCGTTTCAGAAGGGGTCATTTCCTGGGCAACCTGTTGCAACCATTCTTTATCCACCGCTCCCTCCAAAACACAAACCGCAGCAGGGTTCCCGGTAAAGGGGGTGTCTGTAAAAGCGTCCACCTGAATTATTGTCTGCCTCATAACATTTTCCGCTTTTTAAAAATGAAGTTCAATTTTTTTTGGGAAATAGGAACGGGAAAATAAAATCTTACTTTAATGAAAGGTAAAAATTTAAGAACTATCAGGGTAAAACTGGGCAGATTTTTGTGCCTCGGTTTTTCCGAGTTTTCGATATAGTGTTTTTCGATCAATGCCCAAAATTTGAGCGGCCTTATATTTATTTCCCCCGGTATGTTTCAACACCTTGGAAATATATTCAAATTCCAATTCCTCCAAGGTCATTTGCTCCTCCAAGGCTTTTTCAAGGGTTACAAAATCATCCTGCCCCCCGGTAATGGTGGAAGGAAAGTCTTCGGGAATAATCTGCTCTCCCCTCGCCAAGATAACCGCACGCTCAATAGCATTTTCCAATTCCCTCACATTCCCCGCCCAGGGATACCGGAGTAAATAAGAAAGAGAAGGCTCACTGATCCCGGTCACCTGCTTTCCGGTTTCCTTTTGATACTTTTTCAGAAAATGGTAAGCCAAGGGGAGAATATCATTCTTGCGTTCCCGAAGCGGTGGGAGAACAAAATGGATTACGTTCAAT
This DNA window, taken from Nitrospiria bacterium, encodes the following:
- a CDS encoding nuclear transport factor 2 family protein; translated protein: MEDPRIEQFAREWIESWNNHDLETLLSHYEDDVMFTSPFVSKLIGEPSGTIKGKGSLRSYFRKGLAVYPDLKLELLYILKGVNSVALVYRSVNKMLAVEVMELNSYFKVTRVIAHYSE